The segment TCACGACGTCGCGGCCGACCGGAACGCCGTGCTCGTCCTCTCGAGCGGCGAGACCGGCGTTCGCTCCCCGATTTCGGTCATGCGCGCCGTCGCGGCGGAGGACGAGGAGTTCGCGGAGGCGTTCGTGGCGGCCGACACCGACGGCGACGGCGTCCCGGACGAGGACGTCGAATCGGTCTACGACGCGTTCTACGAGGCGGACGAGGAGCGCGCCGCCGAGGTGGTCCACCGGACCGACGACGGCGAGTACGAGGCCGTTCGAATGCTCGTCACGATGCAGGGCGACGCCTCGAGCGAGGTCATGGCCGACGACACCCGTGTCGTGGCGTCGTCCCTCGACGGCGATGGACTCGAGGCGACGGCGACCGGCCAGCCGGTCGTGTTCAGCGTCGTCGAGGACGAGCTCTTCGAGACGGTGGTCCAGAGCCTGAGCGTGACCCTCGGCGCGGTCGCGGTCCTCCTCACGCTCGTCTACCGCCGAACCGCCGGCAGCGCCCTCCTGGGGGCGGTGACGCTCGCGCCGATCGTCTGTTCGGTGGCGTGGATCCTCGGAACGATGGCGCTGCTCGGGATGCCGTTCAACGCGATCACGGGAACGATCACCAGCCTGACGGTCGGGCTCGGGGTAGCGTACAACATCCACATGACCGAGCGCTACCTGCTCGAACGCCGATGCGGCGAGGTTCCGGCCGAAGCGCTTCGCCGTAGCGTCCGCGGCACCGGCGGGGCGCTGCTCGGCAGCGCGGCGACGACCGTCGGCGGGTTCGGCGTGCTCGCGTTCGCGATCCTCCCGCCGCTCCAGCAGTTCGGGCTGATCACCGGGTTGACGATCGTCTACGCCTTCGTCGGCGGCGTGTTCGTCCTGCCGAGCCTGCTCGTTCTCTGGGAGCGACACGTCGATGCAGCCGTCGGATTCGCCGTGAACCGGCCCGTGGAGGCGGCCACCGACGGTGGGCGGGAGTAACGCTCCGCGCACGTCGCGAGCGATCGACTCTTCCGGTTGGCTCGCGTACCGGAGGTATGGCCGAACTGGACGACACCGTCGAGGAGTTCCTCGACAACGCGGACGACGTCTACGCCGAGTACGATCAGGGATACATGGACGCGGACGCCGCGCTCTCGATACTGGAGGATCACCTCGACGACCTGCGTGAGGAGTTCTACGGATAGGAGCCGTAGCCGGACCGTCAGTCGCCGATCAACGCCCGGATCCGCTCCTCGTACTCGGCGAACGCGGCGTCCGTCCGTTCCCGCGGCCGCGACAGATCGACCTCGACGATCTCGCGGATGTGTCCGGGGTCGGTTCCCATCACGACCACGCGATCGGCGAGCGTGACCGCCTCGCTCACGTCGTGGGTCACGAAGAGGATCGTCTTCCTCGTCTCCTGCCAGATTTCGAGGATCTCGTCGTGGAGTCGCTCCCGAGTCTGGGCGTCGACCGCGCCGAACGGTTCGTCCATCAGAAGGATGTCGGGATCGACCGCAAGCGAGCGGGCGATCGCGACGCGCTGTTTCATCCCGCCGCTGAGCGACTTGGGGTAGGTGTCCTCGAACCCCGAGAGGCCCACGAGATCGATCATCTCCTGGATCCGCTGCTCACGTTCCTCCTTCTCGACGCCCTGCTTCTCGAGCCCGAAGGCGACGTTGCCCCGAACCGTCCGCCACGGGAAGAGCAGGTACTCCTGGAAGACGACGCCCATCTCCGTGGTCGGGCCGTCGACGGGCTCGTCCCCGAGGTAGATCGCTCCCGAGCTCGCCTCCTCGAGGCCGGCGATGATCCTGAACAGGGTGGTCTTGCCACAGCCCGAGGGACCGACGACGCAGACGAACTCCTCGGGCTGGACCGTAAAGCTCACCTCCGAGAGCGCTCGGATCGGTCCCTGGGTTCCGGCGTAGCGCTTGCTCACCGATTCGATACTGATCTTCGGATCCATGTCTACCGCCATGCGATCACCCGTCTCTGAAGGGCACGAAAGCCCACGTCCACGAGCAGGAACATCAGACTCAACACGAGGATGTAGGCGATCACCACGTCGACGGCAAGGTTGTTGCCCGCGCTCAGGATCTCCCGTCCGATGCCGGGGACGCCGAAGATCTCGGCGGCGACGACGAGCATCCAACACCGGCCGATTCCCGTCCGAATACCGGTCATGATCTCGGGCAGCGCGCTCGGCAGGACGACCGATCTGATCAGTCCGAGGTCGTCGGTGACCCCGAGGCTGCGGCCCACGTCGAGCATGTCCTCCGAAACCCCCTCGACGCCGCCGTAGGCCGCGTAGAAGTTGATCCAGAACGCCCCGACGGCGATGATGAACGCCGCGCCGGCGTGATTGATGCCGAA is part of the Halalkalicoccus sp. CG83 genome and harbors:
- a CDS encoding ABC transporter permease; its protein translation is MSHDTAIDVGEDDILERDWETRRLLRGAIGVTGFLVLWWVAALFQPPYILPSPAVVAETFLTELASGTMTSALYSSVLHWIPGAVIGTLLGIAAGVALGWSSAADDGFAPVVRVLRPVPPLALIGFAIAWFGINHAGAAFIIAVGAFWINFYAAYGGVEGVSEDMLDVGRSLGVTDDLGLIRSVVLPSALPEIMTGIRTGIGRCWMLVVAAEIFGVPGIGREILSAGNNLAVDVVIAYILVLSLMFLLVDVGFRALQRRVIAWR
- a CDS encoding ABC transporter ATP-binding protein, which codes for MAVDMDPKISIESVSKRYAGTQGPIRALSEVSFTVQPEEFVCVVGPSGCGKTTLFRIIAGLEEASSGAIYLGDEPVDGPTTEMGVVFQEYLLFPWRTVRGNVAFGLEKQGVEKEEREQRIQEMIDLVGLSGFEDTYPKSLSGGMKQRVAIARSLAVDPDILLMDEPFGAVDAQTRERLHDEILEIWQETRKTILFVTHDVSEAVTLADRVVVMGTDPGHIREIVEVDLSRPRERTDAAFAEYEERIRALIGD